A window of Vigna unguiculata cultivar IT97K-499-35 chromosome 4, ASM411807v1, whole genome shotgun sequence contains these coding sequences:
- the LOC114181378 gene encoding receptor-like protein Cf-9 homolog: MELWMRLFLLFLHFNFSSSHSLCHPYDNFLLQQFNNSLTVTYGNECYDPKRATWKNESDCCSWVGVTCHPISGHVIGLDLSCSGLYGKIHPNSTLFHLSHLHSLNLAFNDFDESHFSFHFGAFASLTYLNLSRSYFQGQIPSQISHLSKLASLDLSDNPYLRWKEDSWKRLLQNATHLTELVLDYTDMSSISIKILNLSSSLVTLSLHNTQLTKNLTGGIFCLPNLQYLYLSYNFYHQTQLPNICSTTSLNILDLSFSHFQGSIPPSFSNLSHLTSLDLSFNSLDDSIPSSLLTLPCLSFLNLCGNSLSGEIPNVFPQANQFKELHFNGNNLGGELPSTLSNLQHLTLLDLSGNKFSGQIPDVFVGLTKLSSLDLSNNNFEGKIPSSLPDKISGFSSLVSLSFDNNLLNGSIPSWCLSLPSLKYLSMSENKFTGLIGANLSYSLETLQLSYNKLQGKVPALLYLYLSNNKIDGRVPHWLPKITSLYLLDLSHNQLEQSLDQFSWNQQLQYLDFSFNKISGVISSSICNASSIQYINLSHNMLTGTIPQCLANSSSYLEVLDLQQNKLHGTLPSRFSKNCGLNILNLNDNQLKGSLPESLCNCICLEALDLANNELEDTFPHWLTGLRDLRLLVLRGNNFHGPIENLKTKHGFVSLVILDISSNNFSGPIPKVYIRKFEAMKNVVHDDAREYIGNYPPIGIKTDYLNITTKSIVVTMDNIWTDFVIIDLSKNIFDGEIPDVIGKLRALRALNLSHNILKGPIPQSLANLTNLESLDLSSNMLTGMIPTELTNLNFLEVLNLSNNHIVGAIPEGKQFNTFSNDSYEGNSGLCGFPLTKKCSKEPEEHSPTSLPFKREDGFGFGWKAVALGYGCGMVFGMGMGCCVFLIGKPQWLVRMVA, from the exons ATGGAGTTATGGATGAGATTGTTTCTTctgtttttacattttaatttttcatcttcTCATTCCTTATGCCACCCTTATGACAACTTTCTCTTGCAGCAGTTCAATAACTCTCTTACTGTTACTTACGGTAATGAATGTTATGATCCAAAGAGAGCAACATGGAAAAATGAGTCAGATTGTTGCTCTTGGGTTGGAGTCACCTGCCACCCCATCTCCGGCCATGTGATTGGCCTTGACCTTTCCTGCAGCGGGCTTTATGGCAAAATCCATCCAAACAGTACTCTTTTCCATCTTTCCCATCTCCATTCACTTAACCTTGCTTTCAACGATTTCGATGAatctcatttttcatttcacttTGGTGCCTTTGCCAGCCTCACCTACCTAAACTTATCTAGATCTTACTTCCAAGGTCAAATTCCTTCACAAATCTCAcacctttccaaattagcctcCCTCGATCTTTCAGATAATCCTTATTTAAGGTGGAAAGAAGACAGTTGGAAGAGACTACTCCAAAATGCAACACATCTAACGGAACTTGTTTTGGATTATACAGACATGTCTTCAATTTCGATTAAGATTCTCAATTTGTCTTCCTCTTTAGTCACTCTCAGTCTTCACAATACTCAGCTAACAAAAAACTTGACAGGTGGTATCTTTTGTTTACCAAATCTTCAATACCTGTATCTTTCATATAATTTCTACCATCAAACCCAGCTTCCAAATATTTGTAGCACTACTTCTCTTAATATCTTAGATCTTTCATTTTCCCACTTCCAAGGCTCAATCCCGCCATCCTTCTCTAACCTCTCACATCTTACTTCACTAGACCTCTCATTTAACTCTTTGGACGATTCAATCCCATCCTCTCTCCTAACTCTTCCATGTCTCTCTTTTCTCAATCTCTGTGGTAATAGTCTTAGTGGTGAAATCCCAAATGTCTTTCCACAGGCAAACCAATTTAAAGAATTGCATTTCAATGGTAACAACTTAGGAGGTGAGCTGCCATCAACACTTTCAAATCTTCAACATCTCACTCTCTTGGATCTTTCAGGAAATAAATTCAGTGGTCAGATCCCAGACGTGTTTGTCGGGCTAACCAAATTGAGTTCTCTCGATCTGTCAAATAACAATTTTGAAGGAAAAATCCCATCTTCGTTGCCCGACAAAATATCAGGATTTTCAAGTCTAGTTAGCTTATCATTTGATAACAACTTGCTGAATGGGTCAATTCCTTCATGGTGTTTATCTTTGCCATCTTTGAAGTATTTAAGTATGTCAGAAAATAAGTTCACAGGGCTTATCGGTGCAAACTTATCATATTCTTTGGAGACTTTACAGTTGTCCTACAACAAGTTACAAG GAAAAGTACCAGCCTTACTATATCTCTATCTATCCAATAACAAAATTGATGGAAGAGTTCCCCATTGGTTACCCAAGATTACCTCATTATATTTATTGGACCTCTCTCACAACCAATTGGAACAATCACTGGACCAATTTTCATGGAACCAACAACTCCAATATCttgattttagttttaacaAAATCTCTGGTGTCATCTCTTCCTCAATTTGCAATGCAAGTTCAATTCAGTATATTAACTTGTCTCACAACATGTTGACGGGCACCATTCCACAATGCCTTGCTAACTCATCATCATACCTTGAAGTTTTGGATCTACAACAGAACAAACTTCATGGCACTTTGCCAAGTAGATTTTCAAAGAATTGTGGGCTCAATATTCTGAATCTCAATGACAACCAATTAAAAGGTTCTTTGCCAGAATCTTTATGCAATTGCATTTGTCTGGAGGCTTTAGATCTTGCCAACAATGAACTAGAGGATACCTTTCCCCATTGGCTTACCGGTCTGCGAGATTTGAGATTATTGGTTTTGCGAGGCAATAACTTTCATGGCCCCATTGAAAATTTAAAGACCAAACATGGATTTGTGAGTTTAGTTATACTTGATATCTCTTCCAACAACTTCAGCGGCCCAATACCAAAGGTCTACATAAGAAAGTTTGAAGCCATGAAGAATGTTGTTCATGATGACGCTAGGGAATACATTGGAAATTATCCACCTATAGGAATAAAAACTGACTATTTGAATATAACAACAAAATCCATTGTTGTGACAATGGACAATATTTGGACTGACTTCGTGATCATTGATTTatcaaaaaacatatttgatgGAGAGATTCCAGATGTGATCGGAAAGCTTCGTGCTCTTAGAGCGCTAAACCTTTCTCATAACATACTTAAAGGTCCTATTCCCCAATCCCTGGCAAATTTGACAAACTTAGAATCATTGGATCTGTCCTCAAATATGCTTACTGGTATGATTCCTACAGAACTAACCAATTTGAACTTTCTGGAAGTTCTGAATCTTTCCAATAATCACATTGTGGGAGCAATACCTGAAGGAAAACAATTCAATACATTTTCCAATGATTCCTATGAGGGAAACTCAGGGTTATGTGGGTTCCCATTGACAAAAAAATGCAGCAAGGAGCCTGAAGAACATTCTCCAACTTCATTGCCCTTCAAGAGAGAAGATGGATTTGGATTTGGATGGAAAGCGGTGGCTCTGGGATATGGATGTGGAATGGTATTTGGAATGGGAATGGGATGTTGTGTGTTTTTAATAGGAAAGCCGCAATGGCTTGTGAGAATGGTTGCATGA